Proteins encoded together in one Carya illinoinensis cultivar Pawnee chromosome 3, C.illinoinensisPawnee_v1, whole genome shotgun sequence window:
- the LOC122305337 gene encoding rho-N domain-containing protein 1, chloroplastic, whose product MFQASHLIAKNVPGCGVVEGSCLPCSGVSGRATTVSSSSRADYRFHSQVKIGSQKDASKGAALVCKASSSGHRRNPDFSRQNRHGFSRNRHRQNEERESFDNLNESDALSPKNGPLLSLSNTPKFHATAAPGPREKEIVELFRKVQAQLRERAASKVEKKIETSKVQGKESDTVDSLLKLLRKHSVEQSKRNSRSNGSNKDLMLDQQVQNDSYNGRKSRIYYNSNNSLKDEAQEHNGTFLGRPVSNFQRKSPIPRVKYQPIYSGAETINTMPHVNSSEKGDENRIENGLKPEQELEQALEAEPETEPDLALEPESKPKATFLDSGLANLSEGESSDADEPFNDENGVLQPKNVHGDLSALKLPELRALAKSLGLRGYSKMKKSELVELLSGSLV is encoded by the exons ATGTTTCAAGCAAGCCACCTCATCGCCAAGAACGTCCCAG GTTGTGGAGTGGTGGAAGGCAGCTGTCTTCCTTGTTCAGGAGTTTCTGGAAGAGCAACCActgtatcttcttcttctcgtgCTGACTATAGATTCCATTCACAGGTCAAAATTGGATCACAGAAAGATGCTTCTAAGGGAGCAGCTTTAGTCTGCAAAGCAAGTTCTAGTGGTCATAGGAGAAATCCAGACTTCTCAAGGCAAAACAGGCATGGCTTCTCCAGAAACAGGCACAGGcaaaatgaagagagagagagctttgaTAACCTCAATGAATCTGATGCGTTATCACCGAAAAATGGACCATTACTCTCCCTCTCCAATACCCCAAAGTTCCATGCAACTGCAGCCCCTGGACCTAGGGAGAAGGAGATAGTTGAGCTGTTCAGGAAGGTTCAGGCACAGCTTCGAGAGAGAGCTGCAAGCAAAGTAGAAAAGAAGATTGAAACCTCGAAAGTGCAAGGCAAAGAGAGTGACACTGTAGATTCCCTCCTTAAGTTATTAAGGAAACACTCTGTAGAGCAAAGCAAGAGAAACAGCAGAAGTAATGGCAGCAACAAAGATCTCATGTTGGACCAGCAAGTGCAAAATGACTCCTACAATGGAAGAAAAAGTAGAATCTACTATAATTCAAATAACAGTCTGAAGGATGAGGCCCAAGAACATAATGGCACTTTCTTAGGTAGGCCTGTGTCAAATTTCCAACGCAAGTCTCCTATCCCTCGTGTTAAATACCAGCCTATTTATTCTGGTGCGGAAACCATCAATACCATGCCACATGTGAATTCAAGTGAGAAGGGAGATGAGAATCGAATTGAGAATGGTCTAAAGCCTGAACAAGAGTTGGAACAAGCGTTGGAAGCAGAGCCAGAGACAGAGCCGGATCTAGCGCTTGAGCCTGAATCCAAGCCAAAGGCCACTTTTCTAGATAGTGGACTTGCCAATTTGTCTGAAGGTGAGAGTTCAGATGCTGACGAACCTTTTAATGATGAGAATGGAGTTTTGCAGCCGAAAAAtgtgcatggggatttgagTGCATTGAAGCTACCAGAATTGAGGGCACTTGCAAAGTCTCTTGGTCTAAGAGGGTattcaaagatgaagaagagtgAGCTTGTGGAATTGCTAAGTGGGAGTTTGGTATGA
- the LOC122305338 gene encoding uncharacterized protein LOC122305338 isoform X1, producing the protein MVSLSTWFRYIAHKLEYSVSLSWKVPPFTSYKRGQITDKEVGNAVWKNLFQGKLTYMHWNKGEEMAPTIGAQGGTLLVRKLPATDPTRVFVGDVVVLKDPQNSDNYIVRRLAAIEGYEMVSKDEKDEPFVLEKDQCWVLADNENLKPKQEVNDSRTFGPVSMTDIAGRVIYSLRTAVDHGPVQNSHFSMRKDLPVLEVELDVDEMAKNHKA; encoded by the exons ATGGTTTCCCTATCGACGTGGTTCCGTTACATAGCCCACAAGCTCGAGTACTCCGTCTCTCTCAGCTGGAAGGTCCCTCCCTTCACG AGCTATAAAAGAGGTCAAATAACAGACAAAGAAGTAGGCAATGCCGTTTGGAAGAATCTATTTCAGGGAAAGTTAACATACATGCACTGGAATAAGGGAGAGGAAATGGCCCCTActataggtgcacaagggggAACTCTTCTCGTCCGGAAATTACCAGCTACAGATCCAAC GCGTGTTTTTGTTGGAGATGTTGTGGTGTTGAAGGACCCCCAGAACTCAGATAACTATATAGTCAGAAGATTGGCTGCTATTGAAGGGTATGAAATGGTCTCTAAAGATGAAAAAGATGAGCCCTTTGTTCTTGAAAAGGACCAGTGCTGGGTGTTGGCTgataatgaaaacttaaagccCAAG CAGGAAGTGAATGACAGTCGAACCTTTGGTCCAGTTTCCATGACAGACATTGCTGGCAGGGTAATATATTCTTTGCGAACAGCTGTGGATCATGGCCCTGTGCAGAACAG TCATTTCAGTATGAGAAAGGATTTACCAGTGTTGGAAGTTGAACTGGATGTCGATGAGATGGCAAAAAACCACAAAGCGTAA
- the LOC122305338 gene encoding uncharacterized protein LOC122305338 isoform X3 — MVSLSTWFRYIAHKLEYSVSLSWKSYKRGQITDKEVGNAVWKNLFQGKLTYMHWNKGEEMAPTIGAQGGTLLVRKLPATDPTRVFVGDVVVLKDPQNSDNYIVRRLAAIEGYEMVSKDEKDEPFVLEKDQCWVLADNENLKPKQEVNDSRTFGPVSMTDIAGRVIYSLRTAVDHGPVQNSHFSMRKDLPVLEVELDVDEMAKNHKA; from the exons ATGGTTTCCCTATCGACGTGGTTCCGTTACATAGCCCACAAGCTCGAGTACTCCGTCTCTCTCAGCTGGAAG AGCTATAAAAGAGGTCAAATAACAGACAAAGAAGTAGGCAATGCCGTTTGGAAGAATCTATTTCAGGGAAAGTTAACATACATGCACTGGAATAAGGGAGAGGAAATGGCCCCTActataggtgcacaagggggAACTCTTCTCGTCCGGAAATTACCAGCTACAGATCCAAC GCGTGTTTTTGTTGGAGATGTTGTGGTGTTGAAGGACCCCCAGAACTCAGATAACTATATAGTCAGAAGATTGGCTGCTATTGAAGGGTATGAAATGGTCTCTAAAGATGAAAAAGATGAGCCCTTTGTTCTTGAAAAGGACCAGTGCTGGGTGTTGGCTgataatgaaaacttaaagccCAAG CAGGAAGTGAATGACAGTCGAACCTTTGGTCCAGTTTCCATGACAGACATTGCTGGCAGGGTAATATATTCTTTGCGAACAGCTGTGGATCATGGCCCTGTGCAGAACAG TCATTTCAGTATGAGAAAGGATTTACCAGTGTTGGAAGTTGAACTGGATGTCGATGAGATGGCAAAAAACCACAAAGCGTAA
- the LOC122305338 gene encoding uncharacterized protein LOC122305338 isoform X2, with protein sequence MVSLSTWFRYIAHKLEYSVSLSWKVPPFTSYKRGQITDKEVGNAVWKNLFQGKLTYMHWNKGEEMAPTIGAQGGTLLVRKLPATDPTRVFVGDVVVLKDPQNSDNYIVRRLAAIEGYEMVSKDEKDEPFVLEKDQCWVLADNENLKPKEVNDSRTFGPVSMTDIAGRVIYSLRTAVDHGPVQNSHFSMRKDLPVLEVELDVDEMAKNHKA encoded by the exons ATGGTTTCCCTATCGACGTGGTTCCGTTACATAGCCCACAAGCTCGAGTACTCCGTCTCTCTCAGCTGGAAGGTCCCTCCCTTCACG AGCTATAAAAGAGGTCAAATAACAGACAAAGAAGTAGGCAATGCCGTTTGGAAGAATCTATTTCAGGGAAAGTTAACATACATGCACTGGAATAAGGGAGAGGAAATGGCCCCTActataggtgcacaagggggAACTCTTCTCGTCCGGAAATTACCAGCTACAGATCCAAC GCGTGTTTTTGTTGGAGATGTTGTGGTGTTGAAGGACCCCCAGAACTCAGATAACTATATAGTCAGAAGATTGGCTGCTATTGAAGGGTATGAAATGGTCTCTAAAGATGAAAAAGATGAGCCCTTTGTTCTTGAAAAGGACCAGTGCTGGGTGTTGGCTgataatgaaaacttaaagccCAAG GAAGTGAATGACAGTCGAACCTTTGGTCCAGTTTCCATGACAGACATTGCTGGCAGGGTAATATATTCTTTGCGAACAGCTGTGGATCATGGCCCTGTGCAGAACAG TCATTTCAGTATGAGAAAGGATTTACCAGTGTTGGAAGTTGAACTGGATGTCGATGAGATGGCAAAAAACCACAAAGCGTAA
- the LOC122305338 gene encoding uncharacterized protein LOC122305338 isoform X4 produces the protein MVSLSTWFRYIAHKLEYSVSLSWKSYKRGQITDKEVGNAVWKNLFQGKLTYMHWNKGEEMAPTIGAQGGTLLVRKLPATDPTRVFVGDVVVLKDPQNSDNYIVRRLAAIEGYEMVSKDEKDEPFVLEKDQCWVLADNENLKPKEVNDSRTFGPVSMTDIAGRVIYSLRTAVDHGPVQNSHFSMRKDLPVLEVELDVDEMAKNHKA, from the exons ATGGTTTCCCTATCGACGTGGTTCCGTTACATAGCCCACAAGCTCGAGTACTCCGTCTCTCTCAGCTGGAAG AGCTATAAAAGAGGTCAAATAACAGACAAAGAAGTAGGCAATGCCGTTTGGAAGAATCTATTTCAGGGAAAGTTAACATACATGCACTGGAATAAGGGAGAGGAAATGGCCCCTActataggtgcacaagggggAACTCTTCTCGTCCGGAAATTACCAGCTACAGATCCAAC GCGTGTTTTTGTTGGAGATGTTGTGGTGTTGAAGGACCCCCAGAACTCAGATAACTATATAGTCAGAAGATTGGCTGCTATTGAAGGGTATGAAATGGTCTCTAAAGATGAAAAAGATGAGCCCTTTGTTCTTGAAAAGGACCAGTGCTGGGTGTTGGCTgataatgaaaacttaaagccCAAG GAAGTGAATGACAGTCGAACCTTTGGTCCAGTTTCCATGACAGACATTGCTGGCAGGGTAATATATTCTTTGCGAACAGCTGTGGATCATGGCCCTGTGCAGAACAG TCATTTCAGTATGAGAAAGGATTTACCAGTGTTGGAAGTTGAACTGGATGTCGATGAGATGGCAAAAAACCACAAAGCGTAA
- the LOC122305339 gene encoding putative E3 ubiquitin-protein ligase XBAT34 yields MGQSLNSMSQQRPRAELLYELVSTGNVEAIKALCREGASLEWIDREGKTPLIVACMNPELIHVAKTLIELGANVNAYRPGAHAGTPLHHAAKKGLEQSVKLLLSHGANALVRNDDCQTPLDVARVKGHTNVVRAIENHVCHFSGWLREFYGPSFLEALAPKLLSRTIWVVVIPFGSSNSTMPLKMELMIYPTLQDVQPRSVIALWKARIEEPVFHQKDPALTIVDQFSKTRYKLASAIEGDKQQLRQLHNVCVGISQVMPPPVLDNTQTSTLEAAPQTSAEAVELAVGMNASIQSTAMERPPLPPNAHQSFESIDTNGWGDSTVNASHNGWGPAVGTAKINVSSNERMDEPSKEDYNGWDLPASGTVGNTTQHGRTSGNVSPLAPTNSGVSTSDSSASVPSAPPIPKECLDEGPIHYPSIDFSPVDWSVPAREDGDSVTNDVKDKGSSSSCIICWEAPVEGACIPCGHMAGCMSCLVEIKAKKGVCPVCRSKIKQVVRLYAV; encoded by the exons ATGGGCCAAAGCCTAAATTCCATGAGCCAACAACGACCCAGAGCGGAGTTGCTCTATGAACTGGTCAGCACTGGAAACGTGGAAGCCATCAAAGCTCTTTGCAGGGAAGGTGCTAGCCTTGAG TGGATTGACAGAGAAGGAAAGACCCCCCTCATTGTGGCATGCATGAATCCCGAACTGATTCATGTTGCCAAAACTCTTATTGAATTGGGTGCCAACGTCAATGCTTATCGTCCTG GGGCTCATGCAGGTACTCCTTTACATCATGCAGCAAAAAAAGGCTTGGAACAGTCTGTTAAGTTACTTCTTTCCCATGGAg CAAATGCCCTGGTGAGGAATGATGATTGTCAAACTCCACTTGATGTTGCCAGAGTAAAAGGGCACACTAATGTTGTTCGTGCAATTGAG AATCATGTCTGCCATTTCTCTGGCTGGTTGCGGGAATTTTATGGTCCAAGCTTTCTTGAAGCATTAGCACCTAAACTGTTATCAAGAACAAT TTGGGTGGTTGTTATACCTTTTGGTTCCAGTAATTCTACAATGCCTCTCAAAATGGAGCTCATGATATATCCTACTTTGCAA GATGTGCAGCCTCGTTCAGTTATTGCTCTTTGGAAGGCCAGAATTGAGGAACCTGTTTTTCATCAAAAGGATCCAGCTTTAACTATAGTTGATCAGTTTTCCA AAACTCGGTATAAGCTTGCATCCGCCATTGAGGGTGATAAACAGCAACTTCGACAGTTACATAATGTGTGCGTAGGAATTTCTCAG GTTATGCCTCCCCCAGTGCTTGACAATACTCAAACCTCAACTCTAGAAGCTGCACCTCAAACTTCTGCAGAAGCTGTTGAGTTGGCTGTGGGAATGAATGCCTCCATCCAGTCTACTGCCATGGAGAGACCCCCACTTCCTCCAAATGCTCACCAGAGCTTTGAATCAATTGACACAAATGGTTGGGGAGATTCTACTGTGAATGCTAGTCACAATGGGTGGGGCCCTGCTGTAGGAACCGCAAAAATAAATGTAAGTAGCAATGAGAGGATGGATGAGCCTTCAAAAGAAGATTACAATGGATGGGATTTGCCTGCTTCTGGGACGGTTGGCAATACAACTCAACATGGGCGAACCAGCGGTAATGTTTCTCCTCTTGCTCCCACAAACAGTGGTGTTTCTACATCCGATTCTTCAGCTTCAGTTCCATCTGCTCCTCCTATTCCCAAGGAGTGTTTGGACGAAGGGCCAATTCACTATCCATCCATTGATTTCAGCCCAGTGGACTGGTCTGTTCCAGCCAGAGAGGATGGGGATTCTGTAACAAATGATGTGAAAGATAAAGGCAGTTCTTCCTCGTGTATCATATGTTGGGAAGCTCCAGTAGAGGGAGCATGCATTCCCTGTGGTCATATGGCTGGTTGCATGTCCTGTTTGGTTGAGATCAAGGCCAAGAAAGGTGTTTGCCCTGTATGCCGATCTAAGATAAAGCAGGTTGTGAGGCTTTATGCTGTCTGA